From Candidatus Paceibacterota bacterium, the proteins below share one genomic window:
- the infB gene encoding translation initiation factor IF-2: MTTSKDKNTIKNPDIVSRAPVVVIMGHIDHGKTTLLDYIRHTHVAAKESGAITQHIGAYEAVIQATDMNGMATDRKITFLDTPGHEAFSEMRSRGAQVADVAVLVIAADEGVMPQTLNALGHILRAKIPFVVAINKIDRPDINVENIKKQLADNKVFVEDWGGEVPVNLISAKEGRGVEELLDIILLMADMANLTTNLKARAKGIVIESWLDKQRGNSAVILMKDGILHQGDDIATVTVEGKAKIIEDFRGENIPSAQASMPVRVTGFDSLPLVGEEFYAGRKEDLKELLKDDRALAEQIMKEKALACQKTIAAAESGEAQEEDVFNFVIKADVEGSLEPITSSLDKVAQSEGVKFNYLKAEVGDLNETDVKLAFFTGATVIAFRVKEQAAATSFLANNNLKVFKADILYQIVDFVTGLVHESKEKNKVIEPNSIMHVLQVFNSVHGNQLVGGEVTKGMLNLKARFDIMREEKRIGQGKIINLQHNRGDVDKVECGKQCGVVVEAKNNLAVGDDLYFFNH; this comes from the coding sequence ATGACAACCAGCAAGGACAAAAACACAATTAAAAATCCTGACATCGTTTCTCGTGCCCCCGTAGTTGTTATCATGGGGCATATTGACCACGGAAAAACAACTCTCTTGGATTATATTCGCCATACCCATGTAGCGGCCAAAGAAAGTGGAGCGATTACTCAACATATAGGTGCTTACGAAGCTGTGATTCAGGCGACAGACATGAATGGCATGGCTACCGACAGAAAGATCACTTTCTTGGATACCCCCGGTCATGAGGCTTTTTCGGAAATGCGTTCTCGTGGCGCCCAAGTGGCAGATGTAGCTGTTTTAGTGATTGCTGCCGATGAAGGTGTAATGCCACAAACGCTTAACGCTTTGGGGCACATTTTAAGAGCTAAAATTCCCTTTGTAGTAGCCATCAACAAAATTGATAGGCCCGATATTAATGTTGAGAACATCAAAAAACAGTTAGCTGATAATAAAGTTTTTGTAGAGGATTGGGGCGGTGAAGTGCCAGTGAATTTGATTTCCGCCAAAGAGGGGCGAGGGGTAGAAGAGCTTTTGGACATAATCCTTCTCATGGCAGATATGGCGAATCTTACGACTAATCTTAAAGCTCGGGCCAAAGGAATCGTGATAGAAAGTTGGTTAGACAAACAAAGGGGCAATAGCGCCGTTATTCTTATGAAAGACGGCATCCTTCATCAAGGGGATGATATTGCCACAGTGACGGTGGAGGGGAAAGCTAAAATCATAGAAGATTTTAGGGGAGAAAACATTCCTTCCGCTCAAGCCTCTATGCCTGTTAGAGTGACGGGCTTTGACAGCTTGCCATTAGTGGGTGAAGAATTTTATGCGGGCAGAAAAGAGGATTTAAAAGAACTTTTGAAAGATGATAGAGCCTTGGCGGAACAGATTATGAAAGAGAAGGCCTTGGCTTGCCAAAAAACTATTGCTGCAGCAGAAAGTGGCGAGGCTCAAGAGGAAGACGTCTTTAATTTTGTGATTAAGGCGGATGTAGAGGGGTCTCTCGAACCGATTACCAGCAGCTTAGATAAAGTTGCCCAAAGCGAAGGGGTAAAGTTCAATTATTTAAAAGCAGAAGTGGGCGATTTGAATGAAACAGATGTAAAATTGGCTTTTTTTACTGGCGCAACCGTAATTGCCTTTAGGGTCAAAGAACAAGCGGCGGCTACTAGTTTTCTTGCCAATAATAATCTTAAAGTTTTTAAGGCGGATATTCTTTATCAAATTGTAGACTTTGTAACTGGATTAGTGCATGAAAGCAAGGAAAAGAATAAAGTTATCGAACCGAATAGTATTATGCATGTATTACAAGTTTTTAATTCGGTTCATGGAAACCAGCTAGTAGGCGGAGAGGTAACCAAAGGAATGCTTAACCTTAAAGCGCGTTTTGATATTATGCGGGAAGAAAAACGAATCGGTCAGGGCAAAATTATTAATTTGCAACATAACCGCGGCGATGTGGATAAAGTAGAATGCGGAAAGCAGTGTGGAGTCGTTGTGGAGGCTAAAAATAATTTAGCGGTGGGCGACGACCTTTATTTCTTTAATCATTAA
- a CDS encoding S-adenosylmethionine decarboxylase: MTEEQEKKDEAVIKEYQEKNPWGLAVSVDLKNCDLGKMTDPDYIKNFVRDLCTLIGMQRYGETTIVNFGENERVFGFSMTQLIETSLVSAHFANASQAIYLDVFSCKEYQPYKMAEFAKERFSASDYKISINYRF, translated from the coding sequence ATGACAGAAGAGCAGGAGAAGAAAGATGAAGCTGTGATAAAAGAATACCAAGAGAAAAATCCTTGGGGATTGGCGGTTTCAGTCGACCTGAAAAATTGCGATTTGGGAAAGATGACCGACCCGGACTACATAAAAAATTTTGTGCGTGATTTGTGCACGCTGATAGGCATGCAACGATACGGGGAAACAACTATCGTTAATTTCGGAGAGAACGAGAGAGTGTTTGGTTTTTCTATGACCCAGTTGATAGAAACCTCTCTTGTTTCTGCCCATTTTGCCAATGCTTCGCAAGCCATTTATTTAGATGTCTTTAGCTGTAAAGAATACCAGCCCTATAAAATGGCGGAATTTGCCAAAGAACGGTTTTCGGCTTCAGACTATAAAATTTCTATAAATTATCGATTTTAA
- a CDS encoding diacylglycerol kinase family protein: MSPYSKSLFHSFKDAFRGIRIALKERNFKIMLGITALVIATGIFVRLTPTHWALILMLIGAVLGLEMFNTYIEKVADFLEPSYSLKVRALKDIAAGIVLIFCILSALVGTIIFSSYLVRIFK, translated from the coding sequence ATGAGCCCTTATTCAAAAAGTCTTTTTCATAGTTTTAAGGATGCTTTTCGTGGCATTAGAATTGCTTTGAAAGAGCGGAATTTCAAAATAATGCTCGGGATAACTGCTCTCGTGATTGCCACCGGCATTTTTGTGCGTTTAACGCCCACGCATTGGGCTTTAATTCTTATGCTTATCGGAGCAGTTCTGGGTTTGGAAATGTTTAATACCTACATAGAAAAAGTGGCTGACTTTTTAGAACCCAGCTATTCTTTAAAAGTCAGAGCTCTCAAAGATATCGCGGCTGGCATAGTATTGATTTTTTGCATTCTATCGGCTTTGGTGGGAACAATTATTTTCTCCTCATACCTTGTCCGTATTTTTAAGTAA